From a region of the bacterium genome:
- the glyS gene encoding glycine--tRNA ligase subunit beta codes for MSYFIIEIGCEDLPEWIGEYFKENFIPVFTREIKEKRINFEEISLFYTNRRIILYGKNVSPFQNDYIAEISGPPADIGIDKNGKYTLPAIKFAESQNVKVNQLKIKEKNNKKVLVAIKKEKGNKTYKLLPDIFLTSLKKIEIPRSMNWNEENIKFIRPIRSILSLFDNKTIPIKYGNIKSSNFTSGHRVLSPKKIKIKHIKEYPDKMLKNFVIFDQNVREKFIEEKIKNSLPFQCRYDENLVKNISNLVEYPILKIGEISEKYKGIPDRVKEVVIKKLKCIPLFTSDSSLYNKFIIVLDGVDKEEIKTNYESVIINKLEDANFFIKMDTQKPLKLYLDDLKKIVFHPKWGSIYERVERLQKIFECLKEKLDISETEEKNIKEIISLCKNDLATLMVTEFPELQGVIGRIYAEKEGYEKVISLSIEEHYLPEFTGDKIPEFKEGCIVSIIDKLETLVCFIIEGIEPTASTDPYGLKKMANGIIEIIWKKELNFPLKESIKEALFVFNNNEEKIVEKILNFFLQRVDNLLAVEDIIPGIRKSVISVEKENLLTLRKKIDALKEFLKTEKGIDVFVPFVRIANILKQAGERKISFGQFDENLLVEDEEKKLYEFYKKQKEKYLKLNEENNFSALLNTFAEWRDIVDNFFDEVLVMSPDEKLRNNRLSLLNKINQLFSHFADFSYLSLKEIEDAKKI; via the coding sequence AATTTTATCCCTGTTTTTACAAGAGAAATTAAAGAAAAAAGAATTAATTTTGAGGAAATTTCTCTTTTTTATACAAATAGAAGAATTATTTTATATGGAAAAAATGTCTCACCTTTTCAAAACGACTATATTGCAGAAATTTCAGGTCCCCCAGCAGATATTGGAATTGATAAAAATGGAAAATATACTTTACCAGCAATAAAATTTGCAGAGAGCCAAAATGTAAAAGTTAATCAATTAAAAATAAAAGAAAAAAATAATAAAAAGGTTCTGGTAGCGATAAAAAAAGAAAAAGGGAATAAAACATATAAACTTCTTCCTGATATTTTCTTAACCTCTCTTAAAAAAATTGAAATCCCAAGGTCAATGAACTGGAATGAAGAAAACATAAAATTTATAAGACCCATAAGGTCTATATTATCTTTATTTGATAATAAAACAATTCCAATAAAATATGGAAATATTAAAAGTTCAAATTTTACTTCTGGTCATAGAGTTCTATCTCCTAAAAAAATAAAAATTAAACACATAAAAGAATATCCTGATAAGATGCTTAAAAATTTTGTGATTTTTGACCAGAATGTAAGAGAAAAATTTATTGAAGAAAAAATAAAAAATTCATTGCCATTTCAATGTAGATATGATGAAAATTTGGTAAAGAATATATCAAATTTAGTTGAATATCCAATCTTAAAAATAGGAGAAATTTCTGAAAAATATAAGGGTATTCCTGATAGAGTAAAAGAAGTCGTTATAAAAAAATTGAAATGTATTCCTCTTTTTACTTCTGACAGTAGTTTATATAATAAATTTATAATAGTTCTTGATGGAGTTGACAAAGAAGAAATAAAAACAAATTATGAAAGTGTAATAATCAATAAACTTGAAGATGCAAACTTTTTCATTAAAATGGATACACAAAAGCCATTGAAACTATATTTAGATGATTTAAAAAAAATTGTCTTTCACCCAAAATGGGGTTCAATATATGAAAGAGTTGAACGACTTCAAAAAATTTTTGAATGCCTGAAAGAAAAATTAGATATAAGTGAGACAGAAGAAAAAAATATAAAAGAAATTATTTCATTATGTAAAAATGATCTTGCAACTTTAATGGTTACAGAGTTTCCCGAATTACAGGGAGTTATTGGGAGAATTTATGCTGAAAAAGAGGGCTATGAAAAAGTTATTTCTCTTTCTATAGAAGAACATTATTTACCAGAATTTACAGGAGATAAAATCCCTGAATTTAAAGAAGGATGTATTGTTTCAATCATTGATAAGTTAGAAACACTTGTATGTTTTATAATTGAAGGAATTGAACCAACTGCAAGTACTGACCCATATGGACTAAAAAAAATGGCAAACGGTATAATAGAGATAATATGGAAAAAAGAATTAAATTTCCCATTAAAAGAAAGTATAAAAGAAGCTCTTTTTGTTTTTAATAACAATGAAGAAAAAATAGTAGAAAAAATCTTAAATTTCTTTTTACAACGGGTGGATAACCTTCTTGCAGTTGAAGATATTATACCAGGAATAAGAAAATCAGTTATTTCAGTTGAAAAAGAAAATTTATTGACTTTGAGAAAAAAAATAGATGCATTAAAGGAATTTTTAAAAACAGAAAAAGGGATTGATGTTTTTGTCCCATTTGTAAGAATTGCAAATATTTTAAAACAAGCAGGAGAAAGGAAAATTAGTTTTGGACAATTTGATGAGAATTTACTTGTTGAAGATGAAGAAAAAAAACTTTATGAATTTTATAAAAAACAAAAAGAGAAATATTTAAAATTGAATGAAGAAAATAATTTTTCTGCTTTATTGAATACATTTGCTGAGTGGAGAGATATAGTTGATAATTTTTTTGATGAAGTTCTTGTTATGAGTCCTGATGAAAAATTAAGAAATAACCGACTTTCACTTTTAAATAAAATAAATCAATTGTTCAGTCATTTTGCTGATTTTTCATATTTATCATTAAAGGAGATTGAAGATGCTAAAAAAATTTGA